The sequence ATTGCAGGCAGTAAATAAGCAATCGTCTTCCCTGTACCTACACCCGCTTCTGCAAATAGTACTTTCTTTTCTTTCAGCGCCTGTTCAATTTGAAAAGCCATATAGATCTGTTCATCGCGGCATTCAAATCCTTTTTCAGTCAAATCATCGTACAACGTATCCCCAATCCAATCATTCAACGACTCATAGAATGATTTTTCTTTGGATAAAGGGAATGGCATCTTACTTTTCATATGAAGCTCCTTCCAATTAACATGCAAAAGGAAGAGGGATTATCCTCTTCCCTATACGTTCCTTTATTGGCGTTGTCCCCAGAACTGATACAAATCAGTACGGATAAAGCCATTGAATAATTTTCTCTTTTTCGTAGTTCTTTTACCATACATCGTTTCAAAGTTTTCTAATGAAGACAGCATATACACGGACCAAGACGGATAGTCTTTCATAATACGGCCCAGTTCTTGCGTAATGTCTTCCGCTTCTTCAACCTCACCGAGTCGTTCTCCATATGGAGGATTACCAACCAACACGCCATTCAAACCAGCGAGGCTCAAATCCCTCACATCACACTGGTTGAAATTAATCAAATCCATAAATCCAGCCTCTGCCGCATTTTCCTGTGCTATTTTGATCATTCTCGGATCATAGTCAGAGCCCGTTATATCAACTGGTTGGTCATATTTGGCGATATCTTCTGCTTCTTCACGCACCTGATTCCAAATTCTTTTATTAACCCATGGCCATTGTTCAGCCGAAAAGTCACGATTGTAGCCAGGAGCAATGTTTTGCGCAATCATAGCCGCTTCAATCGCAATCGTACCTGAACCACAAAATGGATCAACGAAAGGGCGGTCTGGATTCCAGCGTGTCAATTTGACAAGTGCCGCCGCCATCGTTTCCTTCAACGGCGCATCCCCTTGTCCTACACGATAACCACGCTTGTGAAGGCCTGTCCCACTCGAGTCAATCGTCAGTGTCACTTTATCCTTCAAAATCGACACTTCTAATTTGAACAAAGGACCTGATTCATCCAAGAAACCGATTCGTTTATAAGCGATTTTCAATCGTTCAACAATCGCTTTTTTAACGATTGCCTGGCAATCCGGCACACTGTATAACGTCGATTTTACTGATTTCCCCGCAACCGGAAACGCTGCATCTACTGGTAAAAAACGTTCCCATGGAATCGCTTTTGTCTGTTCGAACAAATCATCAAACGTTGTTGCATGGAACTCGCCCGCTACAATGCGCACACGGTCCGCTACGCGCAGCCACATATTCGTTTTCGCAATCGCTAATGCATCACCCTGGAAATAAATCTTGCCATTTTCCGAAGTAGTTTGAAAACCTAGTGCCTTCACTTCGTCTGCAACAATGGATTCTAACCCCATTGCAGACGTCGCCACTAACTTAAATTCACTCATACCTAACCAACTCCAATTCTATTCCTTCAATTATTTCACTATCAGCTTCATTATTATCGTCTACGTTTAATGAGATTCTATTCGCTTCAATCCATCATCTAAAATCAAAAAGAAAAGCTCCCCATATTATATAGGAGAGCATTCGATGTAACAATAATACCATAGGAAATTCGATAAGCCATGTTTTGTTTCCCGTGTACTCAAA comes from Sporosarcina sp. FSL K6-3457 and encodes:
- a CDS encoding THUMP domain-containing class I SAM-dependent RNA methyltransferase is translated as MSEFKLVATSAMGLESIVADEVKALGFQTTSENGKIYFQGDALAIAKTNMWLRVADRVRIVAGEFHATTFDDLFEQTKAIPWERFLPVDAAFPVAGKSVKSTLYSVPDCQAIVKKAIVERLKIAYKRIGFLDESGPLFKLEVSILKDKVTLTIDSSGTGLHKRGYRVGQGDAPLKETMAAALVKLTRWNPDRPFVDPFCGSGTIAIEAAMIAQNIAPGYNRDFSAEQWPWVNKRIWNQVREEAEDIAKYDQPVDITGSDYDPRMIKIAQENAAEAGFMDLINFNQCDVRDLSLAGLNGVLVGNPPYGERLGEVEEAEDITQELGRIMKDYPSWSVYMLSSLENFETMYGKRTTKKRKLFNGFIRTDLYQFWGQRQ